GAAACAAAGCTGGCGAAGTACTCTATGGACGGCGCTGGTCCCTGCTTATCGGGAGTCGCCTAGTCACCCAGATTACGGTCGATGATCTCCGGCGGATTCAAGCCAGAATGCGCGCCAAGATGAAGGTGAATACGAAGGAACCGCAACGACTCTGGGCGGATGCCACGATCAACAGACATTTTGCCTTCCTTCGCCATGTGCTGATGCTAGCCGTCAAAGATGACAAACTGACCAAGAACCCGGTCTCCAGCCTTAAGTTCTTTCCTGAAGCCAACAGAACGCGGTTCCTGACGAGCGAGGAACTTGACCGACTGAAGGGCGTAATGCCCCCGGATGACTGGAAATTGGTCGCCTTCGCCGTCGAGACCGGGTTGAGACGTGGCGAGCAGTTCTCGCTCCGCTGGAATCAGGTCGATCTGGAGAACGAGGTCCTGACCCTGCCCATGCCGAAGGGAGGCAAAACCCGCCATGTACCCTTGAGCGAACGAGCCAAGACCATTCTGAGGTCATTTGACTCCTTTCTTCGGTCAGCCTGGGTGTTCCCAGGGTTAAAGGATGTGACTCACCCGATGGACAGCCGGGCTTTCCTTCGGCGTTCCTTTGAGCCTAGCCTGAGGCGAGCGGGGATCACTGGCGCGTGCTGGCATTCACTCCGACATACCGCAGCCAGCCGCCGTATCATGGCGGGGGTCGATCTCGTATCGGTGAAGGAGATCCTCGGGCATCGAGATATTGAGACGACTATGCGGTACGCACACCTAGCGCCAGGACATCTTCGAGAAGCCGTGAATCGAGGCAGTCTGAGTGGAACCGTGACCAAAACCGTGACCGAGGAAGAAGAAGGACCGGAGGAAGAGATACAACCTGTTGATTATATGGTGCGCCCGGAGGGACTTGAACCCCCAACCCTCGGATCCGAAGTCCGATGCTCTATCCAATTGAGCTACGGGCGCGCGCCGGTATAAGAACCACGTTACTGCAGGGATGTCAAGAAAGGCAGGACTCCCTCACCTACCATCAGGCCGACATGCGGCGGGAACTTCACCGACCAGCCTGACCGGATGTCAGCTGAAGAATGCGATCGGCCACTTGTGCCGAGGAGACTCCGTCTGTCTGCACCACATGGGTGGCGGCAGCCTGATACTTCGGGGTGCGCTCGCTCAACACCTCGCGGATTTCGTCCGTGAACGATTTCGTGCCGGTCAGCGACGGGCGCTGCGTATCACCGCCGATCCGGCGCGTAATGGTTTCGACGGTCGCGGTCAGCCAGATCAACGTGCCGGTCTTTCGCAGCGCCTCCACGTTCTCCGGCCGCAAAATAGCACCACCACCGGTATCGATGATCAGCTGATCCTGCGCGGCCACATCTCGACACACCGCCGACTCCACATCGCGGAAATGGTCCCATCCGAATTGTTTGACGATTTCAGGGACGGAGAGATTCGCCCGCTTGACGATCTCGGCATCGGTGGAGACGACGGTGCGCCCGAGTTTGCGGGCGAGAATCTTTCCGACCGTGCTCTTGCCGGTCCCACGATAGCCGATCAGGACGAGATTCATACGAGGCTGCCTACCTGAGACAATGGGCCGGCAGCAGTACAGACGGGGGAGAGTCGTGCCGCCCTGTTAAACAAAACGAGACTCCAGCACATGCCGCATGATGTCGACCGGCGCCGACTGTTTCGTCCACAGCTCAAACTGCATCACGGCTTGGTTGAGGAACATCTCTAAGCCTGGAATGGTTCGGCACCCTGCCGCCTTGGCCTCCTGCAGAAGTTTCGTCTCGCGCGGATTGTAGACGATATCCATCACCGTCAGTTCCGGCCTGAACAGATTGGCCGGAACGCAGGAGTCTCCGACCTGGGGCGACATGCCGACCGGCGTACAGTGAATCAACGTGCGGACATGCGGGACCCAGTTGCGGAGCATGTCCAGCGTCAGCGGACCGTCCTCAATCGGGACCCCGGTTTTGTCCCGCAGATCCCGCACCAGCCGCTGCCGTTCCCCCTCCTCGATCCCCAGGATGGTGAGACCGGCAATATTGCTTCCGGTGGCGATCGCGAAGGCAATCGCACGCGCCGCACCACCAGAACCGAGTATCAGCACCCGATGCCCATCCAGCAGCGCGCCGCCTTCCTTCAACGCGCGCAGAGCGCCCGAGGCGTCAGTGTTATAGCCCTTGAGCCGCCCGTCCTCGACCACGATGGTATTGATGGCGCCGATGTGTTTGGCCGTCGGTTCCACCTCGTCCAGGAAGGGAATCGCCGCCACCTTGTGTGGGATCGTCACACTGAACCCGCGGGCGTTTCCCAGCGCCCGAATGCCTTTGATCGCATCGCCGAGCGCTTCTACGCGAAAGGCCAGATACACGAGATCGAGCCCCAGTTTCTGAAAGGCCGCATTGTGAATCGCCGGTGAGAGGGAATGCTCAACCGGATTTCCGAGAATGCCGCACCATTGGGTGTGAGTGGTAATGTCCATGCCAGCAGGTCCTACGTCATGCGCAATCGCGGGCAGTCGTCGCGTTCAATGCGCGCACCACCCTAACCCTTGTGAATGGTCATGCCCCCGTCGATCGGGAACGTTCCGCCGGTGACCCAGGTCGACTCGTCGGAGGCCAGGTACAGCACCATCTTGGCGACTTCCTCGGGCTTACCGGGCCGCCGGATGGCATACTGCGCCATGATGGGCTCCAGGCTGGCCGGATCAGCCATCAACGGCGCCGCCATCGGTGTGTCGACCAAACCGGGGTTCACCGCATTACAGCGAATGTGATCCTGGGCATAATCGACGGCCAAGGATCGGGTCAATGCATCCAACCCGCCTTTCGACGCTGCGTAGGCCGACAATCCGCGAATCCCGACCAAGCTGGCGACGGTGGAAATGTTGATGATCGACCCGCCGCCGCTCTTGATCAGCTCGGGAAGTGCGGCTCGCGTCATGCGGAACACGCCAGTCAGGTTAATGTCCAACACGTTCGCCCATGTGGCATCGTCCATTTCGTGGAGCCGCTTCCCAAAATCGCCGATCCCGGCATTGTTCACCAGAATATGCAGTTTGCCGAATGTGCGCGTGGCCTGTGCGACCACCTCTTTGACATGGGCTTCATCGGTGACGGAGCCGGCCACAGCCAGCGCTCGCCCGCCATTGACGCCGATCCCCTTGACGACCCGGTCGAGTTCCTCTTTCCTGCGGCCGGTCACGACCACCTGCGCGCCTTCATCCGCAAACAATTTGGCAATGGCCTCTCCGATACCCGCATTGCCTCCGGTGATGATGG
The sequence above is drawn from the Nitrospira defluvii genome and encodes:
- a CDS encoding shikimate kinase, coding for MNLVLIGYRGTGKSTVGKILARKLGRTVVSTDAEIVKRANLSVPEIVKQFGWDHFRDVESAVCRDVAAQDQLIIDTGGGAILRPENVEALRKTGTLIWLTATVETITRRIGGDTQRPSLTGTKSFTDEIREVLSERTPKYQAAATHVVQTDGVSSAQVADRILQLTSGQAGR
- a CDS encoding shikimate dehydrogenase, with amino-acid sequence MDITTHTQWCGILGNPVEHSLSPAIHNAAFQKLGLDLVYLAFRVEALGDAIKGIRALGNARGFSVTIPHKVAAIPFLDEVEPTAKHIGAINTIVVEDGRLKGYNTDASGALRALKEGGALLDGHRVLILGSGGAARAIAFAIATGSNIAGLTILGIEEGERQRLVRDLRDKTGVPIEDGPLTLDMLRNWVPHVRTLIHCTPVGMSPQVGDSCVPANLFRPELTVMDIVYNPRETKLLQEAKAAGCRTIPGLEMFLNQAVMQFELWTKQSAPVDIMRHVLESRFV
- a CDS encoding SDR family NAD(P)-dependent oxidoreductase; amino-acid sequence: MNRLQGKVAIITGGNAGIGEAIAKLFADEGAQVVVTGRRKEELDRVVKGIGVNGGRALAVAGSVTDEAHVKEVVAQATRTFGKLHILVNNAGIGDFGKRLHEMDDATWANVLDINLTGVFRMTRAALPELIKSGGGSIINISTVASLVGIRGLSAYAASKGGLDALTRSLAVDYAQDHIRCNAVNPGLVDTPMAAPLMADPASLEPIMAQYAIRRPGKPEEVAKMVLYLASDESTWVTGGTFPIDGGMTIHKG